The sequence ATGCCCTTATATCGATACCATTCTTCCCAATGATATTACATAGTTCGGCAAGTCTTCCAGGCCTATTGTCAATAAATACACTTATTTGTTCTACCATTTCAACACCTACATATCTTTTCTTAAATCAATTACTCTTTTTGCTTTTCCTTCAGGTCTTGGTATCTGGCCAGGTTCAACTAGTTCAACATCTACGCTTAAACTTAACATTTCAAAGAGACGTTTTTTAATTTCTTTTTCAAGTGTTATAAGTTCTGAAATACTATCGGAGAAGATTTCATTTGTAACTTCAACTTTAATCATGAGCTTATCTAAAATATCTCTGTCAACTATTATCTGGTAATGGTCACCAACACCTTTTAGTTCCATTAATACTTCTTCTATTTGACTTGGGAACACGTTGACGCCTCTAACAATTAGCATATCATCGCTTCTTCCAGTAATTCTGCCGATCCTTGGATGCATTAGTCCACAAGCGCATTCTTCCCATGTTGTCCAGGACAGATCTTTTGTTCTGTACCTTAATACTGGCATTGCTTCTCTTTGTAAAGTTGTGAATACTAACTCTCCTTTTCCCTCTCCATCCACATCTGTCTTATTGCCTTCTTTATCGATTGTTTCTACGATAAAGTGGTCAGACCATGTATGAAGTCCATTATGTTCAGAACATTCGATTCCAACTCCCGGCCCACATAATTCAGTGAGCCCATATATATCAAATGCTTCAAGACCTAGCCCTTTTTCTATTCTCTTTCTCATGTTTTCCGACCAAGGTTCTGCGCCGAATACCCCTCTCTTTAAAGAGAGTTCATCAATCTTCATGTCATTACTTTTAATGACCTCAGAAAGCATCAAAGCATATGAGGGAGTACATGCAAGCGTAGTTGTTTTCATATCCTTTAATATCTTAATCTGCCTCATTGTATTTCCACTGCTAGTAGGTATTACTGCCGCGCCCAATCTCTCCGCACCATAATGGAGACCTAATCCGCCAGTAAATAATCCATATCCATAGCTAACTTGCACTAGATCTTTATGTGTTGCACCTACTGTTTCAAGGCACCTCTTATTTAATTCAGCCCATAGCTCAATATCTCTTTTCGTGTAGGGTACAACTGTTGGGATTCCAGTCGTGCCTGAAGAAGAGTGGAACCTAACTACATTATCAAGTGACGTAGCTATTAATCCATATGGGTAATGGTGTCGCAAATCTGTTTTTGAAAGAAAAGGAAGTTTATGTATATCATCTAATCCCTTGATATCCTCAGGTTTTACCCCTGCCTCTTTCATTTTTTGTTTATAGTAAGGGAGATTATCCCATGAATATTTAACATTTTTAACAAGGAGTTTTCCTTGGGATTTCCTTATTTCTTCGATCTTTTTTTGCATTTAATCACTCCAAGAAAATTATAACTGAACAAAACCTATTAATTTGAGTATATATTTTTATCGTTAATATTTTGACTTATTCTACTCTATAAAAGGTTTTATAAAAGATAAGTAAGATGAATTTAAGAGAATATGTCAGATTCAAATATGCTCCCTTTTAAAGCTAAAAAGACATTTAGACTTTTTAATAAAACATTTGAAGAAGGAAGGGAGTACGAACTCCACTTTTTGGAAGTTGAAACACTAATAAATGAAGAATTAGCAGATATAATGCCCCTTAACTCAGTAGAATATAGAAAAATGTTTAAGGAAGAAAAAGAGTCTGAAAAAATGTTAGAGTTAAAAGAGAACTTTTTCCATTTTGCTAGACTTTCCCAAAAATACCTTAAAGTAAAGAGCAATCTATCTGATGCAGATAAAAAAATCTATAACGACAGTGCTAGTGCACTAAGAAACTTCCTACGATTAAGGGCAGAAAAAATTTTAAAATCGCTATTAATTGAAAATGAAAAAATTGAAGTTCATGAAGATGAGTTAATTTTTATTTCATTAATCGGTGAGGAGATATCAAAGTGGATTCAATTTAGAGAGAGCATAATAAAGGGAGACAGATATGAAGCTTAACAAAGATGAAGTTGTAGATAGATTCAAAGAGTTTTACGAAGCTTATCCCGATGTAAGTGAACCCAAGTATAAAAAACTAATAGACAAAATGAAGATTGAAGGAAAGAGTTCCCTTTATATTGATTTTGATGATATTATTGATTTTGATTTTGATCTTTCTGAACAACTTTTGAATGAACCAGAACAGATTTTAGCTAGTCCCAGCGAAGCTTTAAAGGAGGTCTACGGTGCGGAGACTGATAAAAGACTCACAGCACGATTTGTTAATTTACCACCGACAGAGAAAGTTGACATAAGGGATATTAGGGCAGTACATATAAATAAATTAATCCAAGTAGAGGGCGTTGTAAGAAGAACTTCAGAAGTAAAACCTGAAGTTATTGAAGCTGTTTTTAGTTGTGAGAGGTGTGGGGAATATCTCACAGTGATGCAGGATTCACCCACTTTCAAGACTCCAGTAACTTGTTCAAATCCCGCTTGCGGCAGAAATGGCCCTTTCAAATTGGTGAAAGCATTTTCGAAGTTTGTTGATTGGCAAAACATAAAGATACAAGAGAAACCTGAGAAATTAAAAGGGGGTCGCTTGCCTTGGATTATGGATTGTATAATCAAAGATGATATAGTAGATACAGCCCAAGCAGGAAATGTGGTAAACGTAGTTGGAATTTTAAAAACAGTTCAGGAAAGTTCAGCAAAAGGTGGAGGCAAGAGAACTACCTTCAGCAAGTCTATAGAAGTAAACAGTATCGAAATCAAAGAAAAAGATATTCAAGATTTGGAATTGTCAGAAGAAGATGAAGAGAAGATACTAGAGCTAGCTTCTGATCCTAAAATATGTGAAAATATAACAAATTCGATTGCCCCATCAATTTTTGGGAATCAGCATGTTAAATATGCTGTTGCATTACAACTTTTCTCAAGTGAAGCAAGATTATTACATGATGGAACACGTATAAGAGGAGATTCGCATATACTCCTTGTTGGTGACCCTGGAGTCGCTAAGTCGCAAATTCTAAAATATATCAATCTTGTTGCACCAAGGTCAATCTATACAAGTGGTAAGGGAACTTCAGCTGCGGGTCTAACAGCTGCTGTGATAAGAGATGAAACCTCAGGGACATTTGCCCTTGAAGCTGGGGCTCTTGTTATTGCAGATAATGGTATTGCATGCATAGATGAGATCGATAAGATGTCAAATGAAGACCGTTCCTCAATCCACGAAGCGATGGAACAGCAGACCATTTCAATTGCTAAAGCAGGTATTATCGCAACTTTAAATGCTAGGGCATCAATACTTGCAGCAGCAAATCCAAAGAGGGGTAGATTCGATAGTTACAAGCCACTTGGAGAGCAAATAGATCTTTTGCCCACCCTTCTTTCAAGATTTGACTTGATTTTCATATTAACAGATAAACCAAAAGAAAGTGAGGATAAGAAAATTGCAGAACATATATTAAAACTCCATTCAAATGAAAAAGAATCCATAATTCCCATATTAGAAACTGAAGATATAAGAAAATATGCCATCTATTCTAAAAAAACAATTAAGGAAATTACTTTAACTGAAGAAGCAAAAAACAAGCTTTTGGAATTTTATGTTAGTATAAGAAAGAAAGGTGAAGAAAAAAATACACCTATCCCTATTACAGCAAGACAGCTTGAATCATTGATAAGATTATCAGAGGCAAGAGCAAGAATGAGGCTATCTGATAAAGTTATGGTCGAAGATGTAGAGGATATTATTCAACTATATATGAAATCTATTGAGGAGATAGGTAAAGACCCAGAAACTGGCGAAATAGATATAGATATGATAATGACTGGGAGACCAAAATCTCAGAGAGATAAAATTACTGTCATAATGGATATTATTTCTAATTTAGACAAGAAAAATAATAATGAGGGCGCACTTATAAGTGAAGTATATGAAGAAGCACGAACAGAAAATATCAGTGATTCATTTACCCGTAAAATAATTGACGAGTTAAAACAGAAAGGAGACGTTTATGAGCCAAGGCCCGATAGGTTAAAATTGACCCTTCTATAGGTGATAAACTAATGTACAATAGAGGTAGGAATTCAGAAGTAACATTGGTAAAAAAATTATGGGATAATGGATATGCTGCACTTAGAATGCCGGGCTCTGGTAGAGGGCAACTGTATCCTCATCCAGATATTATTGCCGGTAACGGTAAAAAATATCTTGGAATTGAAGTAAAAATAAGGGCCGAGGAAAAATGTTATTTCAAAGATGAAGACATTGAAAAACTAAAAGAGTTCTGCAATAGATTTGGAGCAATTCCTTATTTTGCAGTAAGGTTTGTTAGACGATGGAGATTTTTTGAAGTAGAAGATTTAGAAAAAACACCTAGCGGATATAGGGCCTCTTTTGAGAAAGGTAAAGAATTCTCTGACGTAATAGGGGAAGTAAATGATCGTTAGGAATGTAATGGCAGATGACATATATAGAGTTATAGAGTTAGAATACCAAAATTTTGAGTATCCCTATCCGCCTGAGATAGTCAACTTTCTTTTTGAATCTTATAGAGATACATTTTTGGTAGTAGAAAAAGACAAAGAAGTTATTGGATTTGTGATAGGCATAGTTCAAAAAAAAGAGGGCCATATATTAGTTATTGCAATAAGAGATGATTTCAAAAGAAAAGGCATTGGAACTTTTCTTATGAAGAAACTAATTGATATCTACAAAAAAAAAGGCATTACTCGATTAAAACTTGAAGTTAGGGTCAGTAATATTGCTGCAATATCTATGTACAAAAATCTTGGATTTAAGATTACTAACAGACTAAAACATTACTATGAAAACGGAGAAGACGGATTACTTCTAAGAAGAGAAATGCCTTAAGTTTCTTTTTCTTTGCCAACATACTTAATCTTTTTAAGTGGCCCTTCATAGTAAATTTCGATTTCTTTTTCAAGATACTCGTAAAGATATCTCTCTACAGTACTCCTTGGTATCCTAGTTTCATTTACAAGTTCTTGAATAAAATAATCTTTACCAGATTTAGTTCTTTCTTTAAGAAGATTTCTAATATAATCAATTCTCTCATTTCTTAACTCAAATTGTTTTCTCCAACCCACATTTATCACCATCGATTACATATATTGAACGATTAATCTTTAGTTATTAGTATTTAGTTACTCTTACTATATAAAGTTTTCGGTAATTAAAATTAATAATTGAGCTTTAATATAGTATTTTGTTGGATAAACAAATTAAACTTAATGAATAACATTAGAATTATAATTAAAATAATATTGATAAACAATAGAAAAAATCAAATACTATTTTTTAAATTTCTACAGAGAGGCCTTAACAAAATAACCAGATTCCAAAAGATTTATTTAGTGTTTGTATATCTGTTTTTCGAGGGTAATATGTTTAAGAATATCGTTATTATTGGGACCGGATATGTTGGAATCCCTGTTGCTGCTATGTTTGCAGATAAAGGTTTCAATGTTGTGGGAATTAACAGAACAAAAGATAAAGTTGATCTAATTAACAAGGGATTATGCCCTATAGAAGGAGATGAACCAAATCTACCTGAACTCATAGAAAAAGTAGTTAAGAGTAAGAATCTTGTGGCAACAACTGATTATTCTGCATGTAAGAGTGCTGATGCAATTTTAATCTGTGTTGAAACGCCATTTGATTCTGATAAGTGGGAACCGCGATATGACTCATTAAAATCTGCTTTAACGAGTGTCGCTGAAAACTTATCTAAAGGCTGTTTAGTTATTGTGGAGTCTACAATAGCCCCTACAACTATGGAAACTTTGGTAAAGCCAATCTTAGAAAACGTTTCTAAGATGAAGGCAGGTAAGGACTTTTTACTTGGTAATTGTCCAGAGCGCGTAATGCCTGGGAAGCTTCTTTATAATATTGAAAATCTTGATAGAGTCTGCGGAGGTATAAATGAGGAAACTAGTAAAAAAATGCTTGAACTTTATTCTCATATTGTCAAAGGAGAGTTATATCCGACAGATTGTATAACTGCAGAAGTTGTTAAAACGGCTGAAAATGCTTATAGAGATGTTGAGATAGCTTTTGCTAATGAAGTTGCATTGATATGTGAAAAACTTGG is a genomic window of Methanofastidiosum sp. containing:
- a CDS encoding nucleotide sugar dehydrogenase — translated: MFKNIVIIGTGYVGIPVAAMFADKGFNVVGINRTKDKVDLINKGLCPIEGDEPNLPELIEKVVKSKNLVATTDYSACKSADAILICVETPFDSDKWEPRYDSLKSALTSVAENLSKGCLVIVESTIAPTTMETLVKPILENVSKMKAGKDFLLGNCPERVMPGKLLYNIENLDRVCGGINEETSKKMLELYSHIVKGELYPTDCITAEVVKTAENAYRDVEIAFANEVALICEKLGINVYEVRELVNKAPYRNMHLPGAGVGGHCLPKDSLLLSYGVKGILTPELMILARNLNKKMPVHTAGLLLETFKEKGMDVKGKKITVCGFAYLENSDDTRNTPSLDVINTLKNKGAVVEVHDPFVKSFENLEIKKDIYGSIKDSDALVFVTAHSEYKNLDLNKIKQLMKTPIIIDGRNIFDKEEMTRKGFLYRGVGKG
- a CDS encoding minichromosome maintenance protein MCM, yielding MKLNKDEVVDRFKEFYEAYPDVSEPKYKKLIDKMKIEGKSSLYIDFDDIIDFDFDLSEQLLNEPEQILASPSEALKEVYGAETDKRLTARFVNLPPTEKVDIRDIRAVHINKLIQVEGVVRRTSEVKPEVIEAVFSCERCGEYLTVMQDSPTFKTPVTCSNPACGRNGPFKLVKAFSKFVDWQNIKIQEKPEKLKGGRLPWIMDCIIKDDIVDTAQAGNVVNVVGILKTVQESSAKGGGKRTTFSKSIEVNSIEIKEKDIQDLELSEEDEEKILELASDPKICENITNSIAPSIFGNQHVKYAVALQLFSSEARLLHDGTRIRGDSHILLVGDPGVAKSQILKYINLVAPRSIYTSGKGTSAAGLTAAVIRDETSGTFALEAGALVIADNGIACIDEIDKMSNEDRSSIHEAMEQQTISIAKAGIIATLNARASILAAANPKRGRFDSYKPLGEQIDLLPTLLSRFDLIFILTDKPKESEDKKIAEHILKLHSNEKESIIPILETEDIRKYAIYSKKTIKEITLTEEAKNKLLEFYVSIRKKGEEKNTPIPITARQLESLIRLSEARARMRLSDKVMVEDVEDIIQLYMKSIEEIGKDPETGEIDIDMIMTGRPKSQRDKITVIMDIISNLDKKNNNEGALISEVYEEARTENISDSFTRKIIDELKQKGDVYEPRPDRLKLTLL
- the rimI gene encoding ribosomal protein S18-alanine N-acetyltransferase — its product is MIVRNVMADDIYRVIELEYQNFEYPYPPEIVNFLFESYRDTFLVVEKDKEVIGFVIGIVQKKEGHILVIAIRDDFKRKGIGTFLMKKLIDIYKKKGITRLKLEVRVSNIAAISMYKNLGFKITNRLKHYYENGEDGLLLRREMP
- a CDS encoding phenylacetate--CoA ligase, coding for MQKKIEEIRKSQGKLLVKNVKYSWDNLPYYKQKMKEAGVKPEDIKGLDDIHKLPFLSKTDLRHHYPYGLIATSLDNVVRFHSSSGTTGIPTVVPYTKRDIELWAELNKRCLETVGATHKDLVQVSYGYGLFTGGLGLHYGAERLGAAVIPTSSGNTMRQIKILKDMKTTTLACTPSYALMLSEVIKSNDMKIDELSLKRGVFGAEPWSENMRKRIEKGLGLEAFDIYGLTELCGPGVGIECSEHNGLHTWSDHFIVETIDKEGNKTDVDGEGKGELVFTTLQREAMPVLRYRTKDLSWTTWEECACGLMHPRIGRITGRSDDMLIVRGVNVFPSQIEEVLMELKGVGDHYQIIVDRDILDKLMIKVEVTNEIFSDSISELITLEKEIKKRLFEMLSLSVDVELVEPGQIPRPEGKAKRVIDLRKDM
- a CDS encoding Holliday junction resolvase: MYNRGRNSEVTLVKKLWDNGYAALRMPGSGRGQLYPHPDIIAGNGKKYLGIEVKIRAEEKCYFKDEDIEKLKEFCNRFGAIPYFAVRFVRRWRFFEVEDLEKTPSGYRASFEKGKEFSDVIGEVNDR